The following are encoded together in the Streptomyces rapamycinicus NRRL 5491 genome:
- a CDS encoding ABC transporter ATP-binding protein, which yields MTTIEKTADDAVREGAGDDGTPLLEVRDLHVEFHTRDGVAKAVNGVNYSVRAGETLAVLGESGSGKSVTAQAIMGILDMPPGRIPQGQILFRGEDMLTMAGEERRKIRGRKIAMIFQDALSALNPVLSVGYQLGEMFRVHQGLSKKEAKAKAIELMDRVRIPAAKERVSDYPHQFSGGMRQRIMIAMAMALEPDLIIADEPTTALDVTVQAQVMDLLAELQREYHMGLILITHDLGVVADVADKIAVMYAGRIVETAPVHELYKRPAHPYTRGLLDSIPRLDRKGQELYAIKGLPPNLLKIPTGCAFNPRCPKAEDICRTDVPALVQVTEQDGTELPGRGSACHFWKETLHG from the coding sequence GTGACCACCATTGAGAAGACCGCGGACGACGCCGTCCGCGAGGGCGCCGGAGACGACGGCACCCCACTGCTCGAAGTCCGCGACCTGCATGTCGAGTTCCACACCCGGGACGGTGTCGCCAAGGCCGTCAACGGCGTCAACTACAGCGTCCGCGCCGGTGAGACGCTCGCCGTCCTCGGCGAATCCGGCTCCGGCAAGTCGGTGACCGCCCAGGCGATCATGGGCATCCTCGACATGCCGCCCGGGAGGATCCCGCAGGGGCAGATCCTGTTCCGGGGCGAGGACATGCTCACCATGGCGGGCGAGGAGCGCCGTAAGATCCGCGGCCGCAAGATCGCCATGATCTTCCAGGACGCGCTCTCGGCGCTGAACCCGGTGCTCTCCGTGGGCTATCAGCTCGGCGAGATGTTCCGGGTCCACCAGGGCCTGTCCAAGAAGGAGGCCAAGGCCAAGGCCATCGAGCTGATGGACCGGGTCCGCATCCCGGCGGCCAAGGAGCGGGTGAGCGACTATCCGCACCAGTTCTCCGGCGGTATGCGCCAGCGCATCATGATCGCCATGGCGATGGCGCTGGAGCCGGACCTGATCATCGCCGACGAGCCGACCACGGCGCTGGACGTGACCGTCCAGGCCCAGGTGATGGACCTGCTCGCGGAGCTCCAGCGCGAGTACCACATGGGTCTGATCCTGATCACCCATGACCTGGGTGTGGTGGCGGACGTCGCCGACAAGATCGCTGTGATGTACGCGGGCCGGATCGTCGAGACCGCCCCCGTGCACGAGCTCTACAAGCGCCCGGCCCACCCCTACACCCGCGGTCTGCTGGACTCCATCCCCCGCCTGGACCGCAAGGGCCAGGAGCTCTACGCGATCAAGGGGCTGCCGCCCAACCTGCTCAAGATCCCCACGGGCTGCGCCTTCAACCCGCGCTGCCCCAAGGCGGAGGACATCTGCCGTACGGACGTCCCCGCCCTGGTGCAGGTCACCGAGCAGGACGGCACGGAACTGCCGGGCCGCGGCAGCGCCTGCCACTTCTGGAAGGAGACCCTCCATGGCTGA
- the typA gene encoding translational GTPase TypA: MPTRHDIRNVAIVAHVDHGKTTLVDAMLKQAGAFAAHQHVDDRVMDSNDLEREKGITILAKNTAVKYHPADGGDPVTINIIDTPGHADFGGEVERGLSMVDAVVLLVDASEGPLPQTRFVLRKALQAKLPVILCINKTDRPDSRIDEVVNEAYDLFLDLDATEEQIEFPIVYACARDGVASLTKPEDGTVPADSDSLQPFFSALLETVPAPEYDAAAPLQAHVTNLDADNFLGRIALLRVEQGELKKGQTVAWIKRDGTISNVRITELMMTEALTRKAAEVAGPGDICAVAGIPDIMIGETLADPENPIALPLITVDEPAISMTIGTNTSPLVGRGPGGKGADKSAVKDRKVTARLVKDRLERELIGNVSLRVLPTDRPDAWEVQGRGELALAILVETMRREGFELTVGKPQVVTREIDGKVHEPIERITIDVPEEHMGAVTQLMGTRKGRMDNMSNHGSGWVRMEFIVPSRGLIGFRTEFLTATRGTGIAHSIHEGHEPWFGELKTRNNGSLVADRSGAVTAFAMTNLQERGVLFVSPGTEVYEGMIVGENSRSDDMDVNITKEKKLTNMRSSTADVTESLVPPRLLSLEQSLEFCRDDECVEVTPETVRIRKVALDQKERARSAARAKR; the protein is encoded by the coding sequence ATGCCCACGCGCCACGACATTCGTAACGTCGCCATCGTCGCCCACGTCGACCATGGCAAGACGACCCTCGTCGACGCCATGCTCAAGCAGGCGGGCGCGTTCGCCGCCCACCAGCACGTGGACGACCGGGTCATGGATTCCAACGACCTGGAGCGCGAGAAGGGCATCACCATTCTCGCGAAGAACACCGCCGTGAAGTACCACCCGGCGGACGGCGGCGACCCCGTCACCATCAACATCATCGACACCCCCGGCCACGCCGACTTCGGCGGTGAGGTCGAGCGCGGTCTGTCCATGGTCGACGCGGTGGTCCTGCTGGTGGACGCCTCCGAGGGGCCGCTGCCGCAGACCCGTTTCGTGCTGCGCAAGGCGCTCCAGGCGAAGCTGCCGGTGATCCTGTGCATCAACAAGACGGACCGCCCGGACTCCCGGATCGACGAGGTCGTCAACGAGGCGTACGACCTCTTCCTGGACCTGGACGCGACCGAGGAGCAGATCGAGTTCCCGATCGTCTACGCCTGTGCGCGTGACGGTGTGGCCTCGCTGACCAAGCCGGAGGACGGCACCGTCCCGGCCGACAGCGACAGCCTCCAGCCGTTCTTCTCCGCCCTGCTGGAGACGGTCCCGGCGCCGGAGTACGACGCGGCCGCGCCGCTCCAGGCCCATGTCACCAACCTGGACGCGGACAACTTCCTCGGCCGTATCGCGCTGCTCCGGGTCGAGCAGGGCGAGCTGAAGAAGGGGCAGACGGTCGCGTGGATCAAGCGCGACGGCACCATCTCCAATGTCCGGATCACCGAGCTGATGATGACCGAGGCGCTCACCCGCAAGGCCGCCGAGGTGGCGGGCCCCGGTGACATCTGCGCGGTCGCGGGCATCCCGGACATCATGATCGGCGAGACCCTGGCCGACCCGGAGAACCCGATCGCGCTGCCGCTGATCACCGTCGACGAGCCCGCGATCTCGATGACCATCGGCACCAACACCTCCCCGCTGGTCGGCCGCGGCCCCGGCGGCAAGGGCGCCGACAAGTCGGCCGTGAAGGACCGCAAGGTCACCGCGCGGCTGGTCAAGGACCGCCTCGAGCGCGAGCTGATCGGTAACGTCTCGCTGCGCGTGCTGCCCACCGACCGCCCGGACGCCTGGGAGGTGCAGGGCCGTGGCGAGCTGGCGCTGGCGATCCTGGTGGAGACCATGCGCCGGGAGGGCTTCGAGCTGACCGTCGGCAAGCCGCAGGTGGTCACCCGGGAGATCGACGGCAAGGTCCATGAGCCGATCGAGCGCATCACCATCGACGTGCCCGAGGAGCACATGGGCGCGGTCACCCAGCTCATGGGCACCCGCAAGGGCCGGATGGACAACATGTCCAACCACGGCTCCGGCTGGGTCCGCATGGAGTTCATCGTTCCGTCCCGCGGGCTGATCGGCTTCCGTACCGAGTTCCTGACGGCGACCCGCGGCACCGGTATCGCCCACTCCATCCACGAGGGCCACGAGCCGTGGTTCGGCGAGCTGAAGACCCGTAACAACGGTTCGCTGGTGGCCGACCGCTCGGGCGCGGTGACCGCCTTCGCGATGACCAACCTCCAGGAGCGCGGGGTGCTGTTCGTCTCGCCGGGTACCGAGGTGTACGAGGGCATGATCGTCGGCGAGAACTCCCGCTCCGACGACATGGACGTCAACATCACCAAGGAGAAGAAGCTCACCAACATGCGGTCCTCCACCGCGGATGTGACCGAGTCCCTGGTCCCGCCGCGGCTGCTCTCGCTCGAGCAGTCCCTGGAGTTCTGCCGCGACGACGAGTGCGTCGAGGTGACGCCGGAGACGGTGCGGATCCGCAAGGTGGCGCTGGACCAGAAGGAGCGCGCCCGCTCCGCCGCCCGCGCCAAGCGCTGA
- a CDS encoding ABC transporter permease — MGRYVARRLLQMIPVFIGTTLIIFLMVHVLPGDPIRAMWGDKAADPAQVASLRHEFGLDKPLWQQYIDYMVDLFKGDFGKTFGGRQVSEEMGMAFPVTLRLAAVALTIEIIVGIGLGAWAGLRAGRAADTGVLIFTLIVISMPVFVLGYLARFIFADELGWLPPNVQDSMNLQQLLLPGFVLAMLSMAYVARLTRTTFAENLRADYMRTALAKGLPRRRIVGVHLLRNSLIPVVTFLGTDVGALVGGAVVTEGIFNVQGVGNLLFKALGQREGTTIVGVVTIFVLVILLINLLVDLLYAVLDPRIRYA, encoded by the coding sequence ATGGGGCGCTATGTCGCCAGGCGACTGCTCCAGATGATCCCGGTCTTCATCGGGACTACTCTGATTATTTTCCTCATGGTCCACGTACTGCCCGGTGACCCCATCCGGGCGATGTGGGGCGACAAGGCCGCGGACCCCGCGCAGGTCGCGTCGCTCCGCCATGAGTTCGGGCTGGACAAGCCCCTGTGGCAGCAGTACATCGACTACATGGTCGACCTCTTCAAGGGCGACTTCGGCAAGACCTTCGGCGGCCGTCAGGTCTCCGAGGAAATGGGGATGGCCTTCCCGGTGACCCTCCGCCTAGCGGCGGTGGCCCTCACCATCGAAATCATCGTCGGCATCGGGCTCGGTGCCTGGGCCGGTCTCAGGGCTGGCCGCGCCGCCGACACCGGGGTCCTGATCTTCACGCTGATCGTCATCTCGATGCCGGTCTTCGTCCTCGGCTACCTCGCCCGGTTCATCTTCGCCGACGAACTCGGCTGGCTGCCACCGAACGTCCAGGACTCGATGAACCTCCAGCAGCTCCTGCTGCCAGGGTTCGTCCTCGCGATGCTCTCCATGGCGTATGTGGCCCGGCTGACGCGGACCACCTTCGCGGAGAACCTGCGCGCCGACTACATGCGCACCGCGCTCGCCAAGGGGCTGCCGCGCCGCCGGATCGTCGGCGTCCACCTGCTGCGCAACTCGCTGATCCCGGTCGTCACCTTCCTCGGCACCGACGTCGGCGCGCTGGTCGGCGGCGCGGTGGTCACCGAGGGCATCTTCAACGTCCAGGGCGTCGGCAACCTGCTCTTCAAGGCGCTCGGGCAGCGTGAGGGCACCACCATCGTCGGGGTCGTGACCATCTTCGTCCTCGTCATTCTGCTGATCAACCTGCTCGTCGACCTGCTGTACGCGGTCCTGGACCCGAGGATCCGGTATGCCTGA
- a CDS encoding ABC transporter permease, whose translation MPDMTKSQSGGAAVDTAVDAVAPPTEVDAAAAGPAPQGKPRSLWGDAWFELRHRPLFWISAVLLVLLLAIAAFPGMFTSAEPRNGDLTNHFLTKPELTHFFQADWFGYDGQGRSIYARVIYGTRASIMVGVGVTAVVTLLGGLLGMAAGYFGGWIDSIISRIVDIFFGLPFLLGSMVVLNAFTERKVYVVIAALAFLGWTTIARVMRSSVITAKQADYVTAARALGAGTGRILFRHVLPNALAPTIVVATISLGAYISAEATLSFLGLGLADPTISWGIDISDAKDAIRDNPHVMLFPAGMLSLTVFAFITLGDAVRDALDPKLR comes from the coding sequence ATGCCTGACATGACCAAATCCCAGTCCGGCGGCGCGGCGGTCGACACGGCGGTCGACGCCGTGGCCCCGCCGACCGAGGTGGACGCCGCCGCCGCCGGCCCCGCCCCCCAGGGCAAGCCGCGCTCGCTCTGGGGCGACGCCTGGTTCGAACTCCGCCATCGCCCGCTGTTCTGGATCTCGGCGGTGCTGCTGGTGCTGCTGCTGGCCATCGCGGCGTTCCCCGGGATGTTCACCAGCGCCGAACCGCGCAACGGCGATCTGACCAACCACTTCCTGACCAAGCCCGAGCTGACCCACTTCTTCCAGGCCGACTGGTTCGGCTACGACGGTCAGGGCCGCTCCATCTACGCCCGGGTCATCTACGGCACCCGTGCATCGATCATGGTCGGCGTCGGTGTGACCGCGGTGGTGACCCTCCTCGGCGGTCTGCTGGGCATGGCCGCCGGGTACTTCGGCGGCTGGATCGACTCGATCATCTCCCGGATCGTCGACATCTTCTTCGGTCTGCCGTTCCTGCTCGGCTCGATGGTCGTGCTGAACGCGTTCACCGAGCGCAAGGTGTACGTCGTGATCGCGGCCCTCGCCTTCCTCGGCTGGACCACCATCGCCCGGGTGATGCGCAGTTCGGTGATCACCGCCAAGCAGGCGGACTACGTCACCGCGGCGCGGGCGCTCGGCGCCGGAACCGGCCGGATCCTCTTCCGGCACGTCCTGCCGAACGCGCTGGCCCCCACCATCGTGGTCGCGACCATCTCCCTCGGCGCCTACATCTCCGCCGAGGCCACGCTGTCCTTCCTCGGCCTCGGCCTCGCCGACCCCACCATCTCCTGGGGCATCGACATCTCCGACGCCAAGGACGCCATCCGGGACAACCCGCATGTGATGCTGTTCCCGGCCGGAATGCTGAGCCTCACGGTCTTCGCATTCATCACGCTCGGCGACGCGGTGCGCGACGCCCTCGACCCCAAGCTGCGCTGA
- a CDS encoding peptide ABC transporter substrate-binding protein encodes MRGAKSAKWVALAAVVALAATACGGNDSDSGSNDMNKGTADPNGILTAQLSEPQNPLQPANAKESQGSRVLRTIFAGLVDYEPGTGKLVYVNAESVTPNKDSSVWTVKLKPGWKFHNGEAVTAKSYVDSWNWSANVANNQTNSSWFQDIKGYEDVHPEKGKPKADKMSGLKVVNDNEFKIELNSSVSYFAYKLGYDVWTPLPSGFFKDPKGFGEKPVGNGPYKFVSWDHKKMIKVRKYDGYKGPNKAKNGGIDFKNYTTADAAYSDLRSNNLDWIEQVPTTALTNYKSDLGKRAIDEEYSAVQSVVPAFYTKQFKDIDPKVIQGLSMAIDRDTITKTVLHGSRTPADSYVARGVIGYKAGALKEQVTYDPAKAKALIKEGGGVPGNKISIQYNADQDHKPWVDAVCNSIRKATGVDCTGDSKPDFQADLNARDKHQVKSMYRGGWVLDYPVNSNFMRDLYGSKAAGNTSGYANKQFDELANKADKAPTLDETVKLYQQAEQILAKDMPAIPLWFYKVNSGQSNKVLGKIPYGQDGDPIFTNVQVKKK; translated from the coding sequence ATGCGCGGTGCCAAGAGCGCCAAGTGGGTCGCGTTGGCAGCGGTTGTGGCGCTGGCCGCGACCGCCTGCGGTGGTAACGACAGCGACAGCGGCAGCAATGACATGAACAAGGGCACGGCGGACCCGAATGGGATACTCACCGCCCAGCTGAGCGAGCCGCAGAATCCGCTGCAGCCGGCGAACGCCAAGGAGAGCCAGGGCAGCCGGGTGCTCCGCACGATCTTCGCGGGCCTGGTGGACTACGAGCCCGGCACCGGCAAGCTGGTGTACGTCAACGCCGAGTCCGTCACCCCCAACAAGGACTCCTCCGTCTGGACCGTCAAGCTCAAGCCGGGCTGGAAGTTCCACAACGGCGAGGCCGTGACCGCCAAGTCCTATGTGGACTCCTGGAACTGGTCCGCCAACGTCGCGAACAACCAGACCAACTCCAGCTGGTTCCAGGACATCAAGGGCTACGAGGACGTCCACCCCGAGAAGGGGAAGCCCAAGGCCGACAAGATGTCCGGCCTGAAGGTCGTGAACGACAACGAGTTCAAGATCGAGCTCAACAGCTCGGTCTCGTACTTCGCCTACAAGCTGGGCTACGACGTGTGGACCCCGCTGCCCAGCGGCTTCTTCAAGGACCCCAAGGGCTTCGGTGAGAAGCCGGTCGGCAACGGTCCCTACAAGTTCGTCTCCTGGGACCACAAGAAGATGATCAAGGTCCGTAAGTACGACGGCTACAAGGGACCGAACAAGGCCAAGAACGGCGGCATCGACTTCAAGAACTACACCACCGCCGACGCCGCCTACTCGGACCTGCGCTCCAACAACCTCGACTGGATCGAGCAGGTCCCGACCACCGCGCTGACCAACTACAAGTCCGACCTGGGCAAGCGCGCGATCGACGAGGAGTACTCGGCGGTCCAGTCGGTCGTCCCGGCCTTCTACACCAAGCAGTTCAAGGACATCGACCCCAAGGTCATCCAGGGTCTGTCCATGGCGATCGACCGTGACACGATCACCAAGACCGTGCTCCACGGCTCCCGCACCCCGGCCGACAGCTATGTCGCCCGCGGCGTGATCGGCTACAAGGCCGGCGCGCTCAAGGAGCAGGTCACCTACGACCCGGCCAAGGCGAAGGCCCTCATCAAGGAGGGCGGCGGGGTCCCGGGCAACAAGATCTCGATCCAGTACAACGCCGACCAGGATCACAAGCCCTGGGTGGACGCGGTCTGCAACAGCATCCGCAAGGCCACCGGCGTCGACTGCACCGGCGACTCCAAGCCCGACTTCCAGGCCGACCTGAACGCGCGTGACAAGCACCAGGTCAAGTCCATGTACCGCGGTGGCTGGGTGCTCGACTACCCGGTCAACTCGAACTTCATGAGGGACCTGTACGGCTCCAAGGCGGCCGGTAACACCAGCGGTTACGCCAACAAGCAGTTCGACGAGCTCGCCAACAAGGCCGACAAGGCCCCCACGCTCGACGAGACCGTGAAGCTCTACCAGCAGGCGGAGCAGATCCTCGCGAAGGACATGCCGGCGATCCCGCTGTGGTTCTACAAGGTCAACAGCGGCCAGTCCAACAAGGTCCTCGGGAAGATCCCCTACGGCCAGGACGGCGACCCCATCTTCACCAACGTCCAGGTGAAGAAGAAGTAA
- a CDS encoding ABC transporter family substrate-binding protein yields the protein MPITRSRRAMLLAAGVMLPLPVLTGCSSEDDGPPPRAAWDIASAPRSGTSGTGTLRWALDATPTTLNAFQKAADTGTQRIAGAVLPSLYTLDARGRPQRNGDYLTSADVTSTDPKQVVVFKLNPKAVWSDGRPIGAEDFQAQWKALRGTDEKYGTARNAGYDRIAKVEPGDKEHEVKVTFAKPYTDWRSLFTPLYPKSVMGNPAVFTAAANKGLAVGAGPFMVRQVTDSEVTLVRNPRWWGDRARLSRVVFQAVPAEKRAEALIAGRLDLAEVDRTTARRIQATAPDKQAAGAKRGSSAPGKAGAPEPSTGGREAAGAASAGAAREEAGAQRAATGDTDKNRSRTRALSRFTLRKALDPAYTQLALNGTKGPLADERVRRAVARAIDRKALAKLVLKPMGLPSEPLGNHLLMAGQPGYKDHSGALGDPDTNAAQSLLADAGWRAGGTGRQKALDGKTDDRGSSRHSAPTGTANPAAESASGTASGAPPAAGDAGRTGRLRETAVVRKKGRPLVLRFVLPDDQAGARLSTVGERIARMLEKIGVRTEITKVSGESYFRDHIATGDYDLALYSWPASAYPATDARPIYAKPQPAADGSLVVEQNYTRVGTDQIDQLFDQALSELDGGASRSLVSRADARIWAAAGSIPLYQRPQLIAMRKGLVNAGAFGFATPRYQDIGFRR from the coding sequence ATGCCCATCACCAGGAGCCGCCGCGCCATGCTGCTCGCCGCGGGAGTGATGCTGCCGCTGCCCGTACTGACCGGCTGCAGTTCGGAAGACGACGGCCCGCCGCCGCGCGCCGCCTGGGACATCGCCTCCGCACCCCGCTCCGGGACCTCCGGCACCGGCACCCTGCGCTGGGCCCTGGACGCGACGCCCACCACGCTCAACGCGTTTCAGAAGGCCGCGGACACGGGCACCCAGCGGATCGCGGGCGCCGTGCTGCCCTCCCTCTACACCCTCGACGCCCGCGGCCGCCCCCAGCGCAACGGCGACTATCTGACCTCCGCCGACGTCACCTCGACCGACCCCAAGCAGGTCGTCGTCTTCAAGCTCAACCCCAAGGCGGTGTGGAGCGACGGGCGCCCGATCGGCGCGGAGGACTTCCAGGCCCAGTGGAAGGCGCTGCGCGGCACCGACGAGAAGTACGGGACGGCGCGCAACGCCGGATACGACCGGATCGCCAAGGTCGAACCGGGGGACAAGGAACACGAGGTCAAGGTCACCTTCGCCAAGCCGTACACCGACTGGCGCTCGCTGTTCACCCCGCTGTACCCGAAGAGCGTGATGGGCAACCCGGCGGTCTTCACCGCGGCCGCGAACAAGGGGCTCGCGGTCGGCGCCGGGCCCTTCATGGTCCGCCAGGTCACGGACTCCGAGGTCACCCTCGTCCGCAACCCCCGCTGGTGGGGCGACCGGGCACGGCTGAGCCGGGTCGTCTTCCAGGCGGTCCCGGCCGAGAAGCGGGCCGAGGCGCTGATCGCCGGGCGGCTGGACCTGGCCGAGGTGGACCGGACCACCGCCCGGCGCATCCAGGCCACCGCCCCGGACAAGCAGGCCGCGGGCGCCAAGCGGGGCTCCTCGGCCCCGGGCAAGGCGGGCGCGCCGGAGCCGTCCACCGGCGGCCGGGAGGCGGCCGGGGCGGCGAGTGCCGGGGCGGCGCGGGAAGAGGCGGGAGCCCAGAGAGCGGCTACCGGCGACACCGACAAGAACCGGTCGCGGACCCGGGCGCTGAGCAGGTTCACCCTGCGCAAGGCCCTGGACCCGGCCTACACCCAGCTCGCCCTCAACGGCACCAAGGGCCCGCTCGCCGATGAGCGGGTGCGCCGCGCGGTGGCCCGCGCGATCGACCGGAAGGCCCTGGCGAAGCTGGTCCTCAAGCCGATGGGGCTGCCGTCCGAGCCGCTCGGCAACCATCTGCTGATGGCGGGCCAGCCGGGCTACAAGGACCACAGCGGCGCCCTCGGCGACCCGGACACCAACGCCGCGCAGTCACTGCTCGCCGACGCGGGCTGGCGCGCGGGCGGCACCGGCCGGCAGAAGGCGCTGGACGGCAAGACGGACGACCGGGGCAGCAGCCGGCACAGCGCCCCGACCGGCACCGCGAATCCCGCCGCGGAGAGCGCGTCCGGCACCGCGTCCGGCGCCCCGCCCGCGGCCGGTGACGCCGGGCGGACCGGACGGCTCCGGGAGACGGCCGTCGTACGGAAGAAGGGGCGGCCGCTGGTGCTGCGCTTCGTCCTCCCCGACGACCAGGCCGGAGCCCGGCTGAGCACGGTCGGTGAGCGCATCGCGCGGATGCTGGAGAAGATCGGCGTCCGTACCGAGATCACCAAGGTCTCCGGCGAGAGCTACTTCCGGGACCACATCGCCACCGGCGACTACGACCTGGCCCTCTACTCCTGGCCCGCCTCCGCCTACCCGGCCACCGACGCCCGCCCCATCTACGCCAAGCCGCAGCCCGCCGCCGACGGCTCCCTGGTCGTCGAGCAGAACTACACCCGGGTGGGCACCGACCAGATCGACCAGCTCTTCGACCAGGCGCTCTCCGAGCTGGACGGCGGCGCCTCGCGCTCCCTGGTCAGCCGGGCGGACGCCCGGATCTGGGCGGCGGCCGGATCGATTCCGCTCTATCAGCGCCCCCAGCTGATCGCGATGCGCAAGGGTCTGGTCAACGCGGGCGCCTTCGGCTTCGCCACCCCCCGGTACCAGGACATCGGCTTCCGCCGCTAG
- a CDS encoding ABC transporter ATP-binding protein, whose translation MADPEKNEKAMEPAADATPNVTEVETVDAATEDEAVAALEAKVDRGEPILQVRNLVKHFPLTQGILFKRQIGAVKAVDGISFDLYQGETLGIVGESGCGKSTVAKLLMTLETATAGEVFYKGQDITRLSGRALRAVRRNIQMVFQDPYTSLNPRMTVGDIIGEPFEIHPEVAPKGDRRRKVQELLDVVGLNPEYINRYPHQFSGGQRQRIGIARGLALNPEIIICDEPVSALDVSVQAQVINLMEGLQDEFNLSYIFIAHDLSIVRHISDRVGVMYLGKMAEIGSDTEIYDHPTHPYTQALLSAVPVPDPESREGRERIILTGDVPSPANPPSGCRFRTRCWKAEDKCAKEIPLLAIPERFAGTDSPAAHESACHFAEEKDVVHA comes from the coding sequence ATGGCTGACCCCGAGAAGAACGAGAAGGCCATGGAACCGGCCGCGGACGCCACCCCCAACGTCACGGAGGTGGAGACGGTCGACGCGGCCACCGAGGACGAGGCGGTCGCCGCGCTCGAGGCCAAGGTCGACCGCGGTGAGCCGATCCTCCAGGTGCGCAATCTGGTCAAGCACTTCCCGCTGACCCAGGGCATCCTCTTCAAGCGGCAGATCGGCGCGGTCAAAGCGGTCGACGGCATCTCCTTCGACCTCTACCAGGGCGAGACCCTCGGCATCGTCGGCGAGTCCGGCTGTGGCAAGTCCACCGTCGCCAAGCTGCTGATGACCCTGGAGACCGCCACCGCGGGCGAGGTCTTCTACAAGGGCCAGGACATCACCCGGCTGTCGGGCCGCGCGCTGCGGGCCGTCCGCCGCAACATCCAGATGGTGTTCCAGGACCCGTACACCTCGCTCAACCCCCGGATGACGGTCGGCGACATCATCGGGGAGCCCTTCGAGATCCACCCCGAGGTGGCCCCGAAGGGCGACCGGCGCCGCAAGGTCCAGGAACTCCTGGACGTGGTGGGCCTCAACCCCGAGTACATCAACCGCTACCCCCACCAGTTCTCCGGCGGCCAGCGCCAGCGCATCGGCATCGCGCGCGGCCTCGCCCTCAACCCGGAGATCATCATCTGCGACGAGCCGGTCTCCGCGCTCGACGTGTCCGTCCAGGCACAGGTCATCAACCTGATGGAGGGCCTCCAGGACGAGTTCAACCTGTCCTACATCTTCATCGCCCACGACCTGTCCATCGTCCGGCACATCTCCGACCGGGTCGGCGTGATGTACCTGGGCAAGATGGCCGAGATCGGCTCCGACACCGAGATCTACGACCACCCGACGCACCCCTACACCCAGGCGCTGCTGTCGGCCGTCCCGGTCCCGGACCCGGAGTCGCGCGAGGGCCGCGAACGCATCATCCTCACCGGCGACGTCCCCTCCCCGGCCAACCCGCCCTCCGGCTGCCGCTTCCGCACCCGCTGCTGGAAGGCCGAGGACAAGTGCGCCAAGGAGATCCCCCTCCTCGCCATCCCCGAGCGCTTCGCCGGCACGGACTCGCCCGCGGCGCACGAGTCGGCGTGCCACTTCGCGGAGGAAAAGGACGTGGTCCACGCCTAG